Sequence from the Rutidosis leptorrhynchoides isolate AG116_Rl617_1_P2 chromosome 3, CSIRO_AGI_Rlap_v1, whole genome shotgun sequence genome:
aacactaatggtcataaaggcttccgggggttaagtatcctacgtacttaatgatatgttttaacatataaatgaaagtaatcaacatgtaaggagttcccagagtataatatagctcagtacgcacaaatacgcagtttcgcgaaaacacaaagcacaaaagcaagtcgaaaaagtcgggtcgttacaattccGGAATGATTTGGTGTTTAATTCGGGTCAATTAAAGAAGCACTCTTTGTTTGACCTTGTTCGTTCGTTTTCTTTTTTTGTGGCTTAAACATAGAGGTTGCTTTATTATTTCGTGGATTGATTGGCTTATAATGCGTTTATAATGTGTGTTGTATCCCTCTAGCGGCTTGCTAGAGTGTTTGGTTTGTTTTATAAAATCTCAaagttcaaaaaaaataaaaatatatatatgcaaaAAAGTGGGAGACATTTCTCCTCTTTTACTCAAAATTTGAacatgaaaataataatttaacaagaACAAAAGGAGCCGACCACGTGGCACGTTCTATAACATGTGATTATTGACTTCCAGAGAGATCGGTTTCCCACTTTCCTTGTAGTAGAGCCACCGCTAATAACGTGTCAACTTTTACATCTATCCACGTCATCAAAATTCATCCGGCACGGTAGGAGATTCGTCTTCGTCCGACGAAATCGCGAAGAATAGTTGTACAAAGTACAAAGACAGCAAACTTCTttttctaattctctttctaaaaTACTTATTTCTCTCTCTTATTACATGTATATATAGACAAATAATCGTGTTCTTGTAATTGAAGTGTTTTACATCTGAAATTGTGTAAATTTTTACCAGCTTTGAAACAGAAATGAAGAACTTGGAGAGGTTTTCTAGAACATTCCGCGAAAATCCTTTGCTATCGAGATTTCTCGTTGTTTTCGCCGTCAGGTACTATTCTGTTTGATTTGATCTAGTTTTGATTATCTAATTTTTATTGTTTTTGATTTTATTTATTGATTAATTGTGACGTAATTTTACTGAAATTTCTCATTTATTGCTTCGTTTGTTGTTATTTTTGTTTCATATCGATTCATTGTGACGTAATTTTACTGAAATTTCTCTTTTATTGCTTCGATTGTTGGTTATTGTTGTTTCATACTATGAATTAGGtcttgattataatgaaatttggGTATGGTAATATATTGATGATTGTTGCTGGCTTCTAAGCTCGGTTTGATCCTATTTATGTCTGATCGGTATGATTACTTTGAGTTCGGTTTGAACTTAAAAGTTTTTGAATTTATGATACCCTAAAACTTTAATTTGTCTGATCATTAAATTGTTGATATTGTTGCTATCTCTCCTTGATTGTTAAGTGTGAGGTGTTTGGAATCAATTTCCTGTTCTTTTTGTGTATGCTAGTACTATTACTGGTGTGCACGAACCAGACACTTAAAACCTATTGATATGAAACCGGATCGAGACAGCcaacttttaaaattatataacGAGATCTGGTATCTGGCTTGCGTACACTGGAAACCTTATGATAGCACATTAGAAGGAAATCATGATGTAAGtttttaataattgataataattaattaatactaataatataatttttccagTGGTGGGGGTATTGTGGCTTATTCTGAGGCGAACATACAAAGTGCTCCAAAGATTGATGAGTTGCCCGAGGCAGGTAGTGAGAAAAAGAGGGTGGTGGTACTTGGAACTGGTTGGGCTGGAATCAGTTTCTTGAAGAACCTGAAGAATCCCTCGTATGACGTCCAGGTCATATCACCAAGGAATTACTTTGCATTCACACCGTTACTACCAAGTGTAACAGTTGGTACAGTCGAAGCTCGCAGCGTTGTTGAACCTATTCGCAACATCGTCAAGAAGGTAATCAGAATTTTTTTCACATTGTCTGGttcatattatcatattattactaCATTATAAAGCTACCCTAGAACATTTAACATAAAGCTACCCTAAAACATTTAACATACTAAACATCTCTCTGATCCGGCGTTCGTGTTTGGTGAAGATCAAATTTGTGCTCCAGCTTAACATTTTATTAATCTGTACAGCTTGATCTTATCTTCCCAAAAGATGTCCATATCTCAtgttttatcatttttataattcttGTTGGATTTGTTGAAAATTATAGTTTGTAAAGTGTAGTTACTGACTGGTGCCTGCTTTATCTTTAACAGAAGAATGTGAATGTTAATTACTGGGAAGCTGAATGCTACAGGATTGATGCTAAAAACAAGAAAGTATACTGTCGTTCAAGTCAAAATGATAAAGAAGAATTTGTTGTAGATTATGATTACTTGCTAGTTGCAATGGGAGCTCGTGTTAATACATTTAACACTCCTGGCGTAGAAGAAAACTGCCATTACTTGAAGGTATTAATAATTCACTCATCAAATTTCAGTGTTTTGGTGCTAATTCAAAAGTAATTCTATCTTTTATCACTAAACCCAATATTTCAGGAAGTTGAAGATGCTCAAAAGATTCGTAGGACAGTAATAGACTGTTTTGAAAAAGCAAGCTTACCTAATTTGAGTGATGATGAGAGAAGAAGAGTTCTTcagtttgttgttgttggtggtggtccaACCGGTGTGGAATTTGCAGCTGAGTTACATGATTTTGTGTCTGAGGATTTGGTGAATTTGTATCCGTCAGTTAAAGATTTGGTTAAGATTACACTACTTGAGGCTACTGACCATATCTTGAACATGTAAGTCTTAAGTTTGGTTTCAAACAATCAAGACCATGTCTTAAACAATTAgttattataattttatttatgATTGTGCAGGTTTGACAAACGAATAACTGCTTTTGCTGAAGAGAAGTTTCATAGGGATGGGATAGATTTGAGAACTGGGGAGATGGTTGTGAAAGTCTCAGATAAAGAAATGTCAACAAAAGTGATAAAAACTGGGGAAATTACTACTATACCCTATGGAATGGCGGTTTGGTCAACGGGTATCGCTACTCGTCCTGTCATAATGGATTTCATGAAGCAGATTGGTCAGGTATTTCTGCTTACTCTTGTGGCTTACGCGGTTTGGCTAATGAGTCAAAATGTGTAATTATTGGCTGGGTTTAATCAGCATGGGCTTACCTGAATTTTTTTTTGTCCAAAATAATTACTGCGGAACCTGATTACAGGAactatattatttaaaaaaaaaaaatgattttctgATAAATTGTATTAGGTGGTTTTTATACATAAAATTTGTTTATAGTTTTGATTGATGGCTTCTACTCATTTGACATGTCTGCTTTTTGGCTAGCATTAACATTGTGTATTTGAGTAGTTAGGGATTAAATGTAAAATAAGATTGACTAATTTATAAGTAAAAGTGATTGAATTTCCCACCTCTGTTAACTTATGAAGAAATTTATGTTCATCTCGCATAGGCAAATAGACGTGTACTAGCTACTGATGAATGGCTTCGGGTTGAAGGGACCAATAGCATATATGCACTTGGAGATTGTGCCACTATTAATCAGCGTAAAGTTATGGTAAGTTGACAAATTCAACATACCAACTTTGTACAAGAAGATAGTCTTACCTTATTACCCCTTTCAAGGGCGTAGTGTATGTTCAAATGTGGTTTAGAAATAAATAATACTGGTGGCTCATGTATTCCTTCATCTGCAGGAAGATATTTCTGCTATATTTCAAAAGGCAGACAAGGACAACTCTGGAACGTTAACAGTTAAAGAATTTCAAGAAGCGCTTGATGACATATGTGACAGGTATCCTCAGGTGCAACTTTACCTCAACAATAAAAAGATGAGCAATCTCGTTGATCTACTCAAAGAATCCAAGGGAGATGCTGTAAAAGAATCGATTGAATTGAATGTCGAAGAATTTAAATCTGCTTTGTCTCAAGTTGATTCTCAGATGAAGAATCTTCCAGCAACAGCTCAGGTATATAACATCAGACCATGTTAGTTCAAACAGTAATATAACGTTTCTCTTTAGTTTTCTCATGTGGTGAGGTGACGGTTTCGCAGGTTGCTGCTCAACAAGGTTCCTATCTTGCTGATTGTTTCAACCGCCTCGAACAATGCACAAAAAATCCAGAAGGTCCTTTACGTTTTAGAGAGTCGGGGCGACATAGATTCCGTCCCTTtaggtaaactttttaaattatttattatttttttttttataaaaaacacCCTTCAGGTGAATTACTAGAAATGGCGCTCGTAGGCGATGTGCGCAGATTGTATATATCCGTGACCCACCCGTCAAGAATTTTTTTCGCATGTTGGACCCACATACCCGTCGGGTTAATTTTTTCGTCCATGCCCATGACCCTCAGATATCCATGACCCGCGGGTAAACCCACATGTAACAAAATTATACAACTTAGTTAATCTAACGAAGCTAACATGACAACAAAAAActaaaaaatatatgtaaaatgACATGAATAGTAAGTTTTTTacttatatgtattatttataCTCCGCAGTAATTTATAATTCACATTTTACTAGATAAGTGGATACTTCGTATGTGTTCTGTGGCTACATCAGCAGCCTGTTATCGCTAGCTATTATTTAGCTGCTACATATATATTTAGAGTTTTAATATCCTTTCGTTTTATCATCTGCCTGGGTTTTTTATATATTATACCATGTAACTTCAATGTGAAATGTTTTTTTTTTGGGTTCGCAGAGTAAACCTCCCTAGCGACAACCACATTGGGACCCTGTGaattgtttgtatatatattcttatttataaTAATGATTCACTAGGTTTTGAAAAAGAGCacatttaaatttaattattatgtgtatatatatctgtggataaattaaaaaaaaataaaatctcATCACTTAGTGGATTGGATTCTACGTGTGATGGACTGACGGGTAGTATATACCCGTGACCCGCCCACAACCCGGGGGCGGTACTAATTTTTACCGTACCCGCGGGTAAAATTTTATGGTTTTACCCGCCCATCGACCCCGGATACCCGCGGGTCACGGattttttctcgcccattgccatccctattaTTTACCCATAAGTAATCTAACCAGTAACATATTATTAAAAAACTCCATCATGTTGTAGGtgaaatattaataatatcttTGGATTCACTCTCCATATACAGTTTGATTCCTGAATCATTTCAAGAATTACGTAGTCCCATTAAGTTTGAGTGTGCATATACTACTACCAAACTTTCTGTAATAGAGATGATCGGTTCTGTGGCGACATCTTTATCAATGGGACCTGACTCTAATATTCGTAGATCCGTATGTCAAGGTTCCAAATAATGCTACTTGGGAAGTACTCGGTCaggactttttagggagtactcggggagcactcggatgttgaccaagttttgaCGATTTTTCCAAGTAATCCTGAGTTTTGACCTAGTTCTATTAAATTTGACTGAGTTTGGCCGATTTTAACTGAGTTTGACTGATTTTGACTGAGTTTGACCGAGTGGTCACTGTGTACTCCCCGAGTTGCAAAAACCCAACTACTCGGCGAGTAATTCTGAGTTCTGCAACCCTGCCACATGTTGATATTTATTTAAGAGTCAACTTTTACTTTTATGTAGATACAAGCATCTTGGTCAATTTGCTCCATTAGGAGGAGAGCAAACAGCAGCACAACTCCCAGGTGATTGGGTGTCTATTGGCCACAGCTCTCAGTGGCTTTGGTACTCTGTGTATGCAAGGTATAGTAACATTCCCCTCCCTTTTTGAACCCTTGCCTACTGTAAAATATAATAATTGGGTAAAAAACATTTAACTTTTTTTCTTTTAATTCATCGTATACAGCAAGCAAGTCAGCTGGCGTACAAGGTCTTTAGTTGTGTCCGACTGGATGCGGCGATTCATCTTTGGAAGGGATTCAAGTCAGATTTGATCTCTTCTTGTTCCCTAATAATACAGAACAAGCATAAAGTCATAAATTTTGCAGTTATTAAACTGACATGGCCGCGGGTCCTCTTTTAAACTCGGTTTGGTGATCACATCACATTTTGTTCCATCATCTATACACTTTACTTGATTCATTTTTGCTTGTTAATCTTTGTACTTTGATGAAATGTTTACTGCAAATAAGGGGAACAAGTTTAATTCCCCTCCCGGCTTTACTTTACGGTTGGTTTACTTGTTGAGACCTATAGTGTGTTCTAGATGTGACTTTGTATGAGTACGATATATTGAATAGTtatcatcatttatcatttattatattccatactatttcatatgtttatcatcatttgtaaacgcTTGAATGATTAAAAGAGATTATGTTTTGGTTGATTCATGGTAACTTGGTCGTTATAATGTTGAACCCTCATAAACTTGGTTGTTTTTGCATTTGGCGTGTTTTGAAATTCCTCATAGATCATACTGAATTCCGAATACATAGTGCTTACTCTGCCGTTTTGGAGACCCAAGTTCAATCTTCATCAGCTACACTTTGGagtcttgcctttaaaaaaaaaggtcatatttcaattcatttatttATAATAACTTGGGTCAAATGTACTGAATGGAAAAAATAAGTGTCATCCCTTGTGTTTTATCATTTATGAACATCCAATTGGGTTCTAATAATCATTATCATTTTAACATGAGATCCGAATTCAATCAAAACCACTGAACCAGTAATAAATCTCACGAGCTGGATATTGTCTCATATGAATCAGTGCGTAACTTATAATCAAAATTCATATAGCAACGGCATCTTCCGAATATATCTGGTCTTGGAATGTCGATGCTTCTATATCTTTTAATGTAAGTTGTACTCAAAAAGTTATTGATGATGCTCTTCCTCCTCCTTTGCAAAACAATTAAACAACACGAAATGGAACAAAATCCTTTCACGAAAAGTCACCATATTCATCTGGCGAAGCAGGTTCCATAGAACACCTACTCGTCTAAACTTAGTAGCTCGTGGTCTGGAAATCGAGTCCATCTCCTTTGCAATTTGTAGTTACGGGATTGAATATAGAGATCACATTATGTTCTCATGTGAGTTTGCCGTTAATTTATGCGTCTCATGATCAGAATTTTAGTGGATATTGGTATGCCTGCATTTTTCTCTTGATCCGATTGGGTCACTTGGCTTGAAGACTAGCATGGTTCGTGACATCAGAAAGATTATATGTATGCCATTGTTGCAGCTGCTTGATCATTGACCTAGAGGCTTAGAAATAACATTCTTTTCAATCCTCATCCGATGATGAAAAATTTCTTATTTGATAGTATTAGGTTAATATCTTTTTCTTGGCTTAAAAGTCGTGGTAAGCTAGATATTCATTGAGACCCTCCAATGGTCCCTTAAACTATATACTAATAGATATCCATCaatatacttttgataataattttCTGAGCATAGTGTCATATAAATTATGAGGTTAAAATTGTATTTTTCTTAAACTGACTTGCTTCATAAACCTTTGTAAATTTGCTTTTGTTTTCCCTCTAGCTCTTACTAAACTGTCCTTTCAAATAAAATTTTGTCATTCAAAAAATTGCATCTTTGCGATCTTTGCGATTATTAGGTCATATCTTTATTGATATAATATAAAAGGGCCCCTGCAACAATGAAGATGGGCCAACATGTCTTCCAAGCCCAAACCAAATGAAAGTTATTCATACCTTATCTTGTCCACAATACAAAAGAAATTTGTAACTTGACACTTTTAAAATGTGGATGATTCGAATGAAGTCTCATGCCACAGTCAATATACTCCACTATAAGTCACTTATTGAACAATACCCAAAGTAATTAACAATGTTAGAGGAAAAGGATTGGTTGGTTGGTACAGTTAAAAAGGGAAGGAAGAACATGGGGTGCTTAAATTATAGGGGACAAAAGTCTAATTCAATCACATTATGTTGTGTTTATGGTATGCTTTGAGGCTTTGTTTCCACTTGATGTTATCCTTATCGTGTTAATTTTGTTTGTTAGATATAATTTGAGAACTTATTACATGTATATCAtgtataatggtgtatcctaggggatacacgcataaaagcatcGTTTTTGTGCAAAAGAAAGGATCGAAAAGCATAAAAGATAGCAATTTTGGCAGTTTTTATCATTATCCGTCCAccagcgtcatgcgtaagccctgcaggcagcttctatgcttaagtccTGTTATTAGGCGCGTGAGCGGCACGCAGCCACATTAGCCACGCCAAAGTCGGTTCCGGATATTTCGCATAACCGAATTAATCAGCGTTTGACACGTGTTTTTCGAGAAGTTCGGACAttttacgcctataaatagaccccctaggTCACTACATTTCACATCTGAACTTCAGtcggagagaagtacactttctctctcacacaatactttctcactctaaaacattaaccgCTTAGCAACAGAACGCTACACGGACCAATTACAGATTGGTCCAAAGATTGATTAGGCCACCCCACGGATTTCTCATCCGTgctccgggtctgcagggattacttccgagggcaaacatcaatcggcaacatatCGCTCAACGCTAGGCTGTTATTGTAATGTACTGGTACCTTTCATCCGCTATACGAAAAATAGTACCAACATATGGCGCCATCCGTTTCAACGAATCACTCAACTCTCAAGAGCAGAAAAGATAATAATCATAGAATAATACATGTTGAAGCAAATATGATACATAAGTGGCAAGCAGGACAACGGAGAAAAGCAGAAACTTTAGAAGATTGGAAGCAAGAGTTAATTCTTTCCTTCTATGTTTAATACTAATCTTTCTGATGCTCCTGTGGTGATTGAAGCTCGTATAGCAAATTGTATTGTTGGAGAAATATATACTGATACTGGAGCAGGAGCAGATatcatgtatgaacattgtttcGTACAATTACCAGAAAGAGTAAAAGAGACGATGAAAGACACGCTTGTTCCTTTAGCAAGTTTTGCTAATGATCCATCATGGTCAGAAGGAAGTATACTTTTAGAAGTGGTGTTTGGAAAATCACCATTCAAAAGAACAGCTCATATCGAGTTTCTTGTAGTAAAAGCGAATTCACAATATAATGTCATTTTTGGACGTTCAGCTATGATGACTTTCGGAGCTGTACCATCAACAGTACATGGAATGATGAAGTTTCCCACATCGGATAGGATAGCAACGCTGTACGCTGAACGAAAAAGAACAATTGAATGTGTACAGATAAATCGCACAACTGTTAAGCCAATTATTCACGATGATGGATCAGTTTCACCAAATCCAGCATTCCCAGATCAAAAAATTATCATTGGAAACACATTAACAAAAGAAACAAAAGAAAATCTTTACAATGTTTTAGCTGCCAATATAGATGTATTCGCATGGCAAGTTTCTGATATGATTGGAGTACCACGGCACATTGCTGAGCATAAGCTTAATGTGAATCCTAATATTTCACCAGTTTGTTAAAAGAAAAGAGGTATGGCCCCTGAACGAACAAAGTTTCTGAGAGAAGAAGTTAGAAATTTGGTGGATGCCAGAATATTAAGAGAAATCAAGTATCAAACTTGGGTAGCAAACTTGGGTAGCAAATCCAGTAATGGTGAAAAAACCAGATAACACATGGAGGATGTGTGTGGATTTTACAGACATAAATAAAGCTTTCCCGAAAGATAATTATCCTTTGCCGGGAATAGATTAGAAGGTGGAGTCTTTAAGTGGATATCAGTTTAAGTCTTTTTTGGATGCCTACATGAGGTACCTGTAGAGACCCatcataatccatctggacgaatacattacatttggttacatcgcgaggtacttgacctctatatgatacattttacaaacattgcattcgtttttaaaagacaaactttcattacatcgaaagttgatggcatgcataccatttcataatatatccaactagaattgacttagtaataatctcgatgaactcgacgactagaatgcaacgtcttttgaaatatgtcatgaatgactccaagtaatatctccaatatgagcaaatgcacagcggaagatttctttcatacctgagaataaacatgctttaaagtgtcaaccaaaaggttggtgagttcattagtttatcataaataatcatttccaatattttaatagaccacaagatttttatttccatttctcataaatatcatgcatgaaaaaattattcatatggattgaacagctggtaaccgacattaacaagatgcatataagaatatccccatcattccgggacatccatcggacatgataaaaaaacatcgaagtactaaagcatccgctacaacggatggggtttgttgggtccaatagatctatctttaggattcg
This genomic interval carries:
- the LOC139897398 gene encoding external alternative NAD(P)H-ubiquinone oxidoreductase B2, mitochondrial-like translates to MKNLERFSRTFRENPLLSRFLVVFAVSGGGIVAYSEANIQSAPKIDELPEAGSEKKRVVVLGTGWAGISFLKNLKNPSYDVQVISPRNYFAFTPLLPSVTVGTVEARSVVEPIRNIVKKKNVNVNYWEAECYRIDAKNKKVYCRSSQNDKEEFVVDYDYLLVAMGARVNTFNTPGVEENCHYLKEVEDAQKIRRTVIDCFEKASLPNLSDDERRRVLQFVVVGGGPTGVEFAAELHDFVSEDLVNLYPSVKDLVKITLLEATDHILNMFDKRITAFAEEKFHRDGIDLRTGEMVVKVSDKEMSTKVIKTGEITTIPYGMAVWSTGIATRPVIMDFMKQIGQANRRVLATDEWLRVEGTNSIYALGDCATINQRKVMEDISAIFQKADKDNSGTLTVKEFQEALDDICDRYPQVQLYLNNKKMSNLVDLLKESKGDAVKESIELNVEEFKSALSQVDSQMKNLPATAQVAAQQGSYLADCFNRLEQCTKNPEGPLRFRESGRHRFRPFRYKHLGQFAPLGGEQTAAQLPGDWVSIGHSSQWLWYSVYASKQVSWRTRSLVVSDWMRRFIFGRDSSQI